GGTATAGTTTAAAATCAAGGAAATACCAGCTTCTCCACTTTGGCTTCCTTAACTAAACAAAGCTAGCAAGCTTTTATTAAGAGGAAACATGTTTAGGAAGCCATGTATAAAATAacctttgagttaattttgttttttaacgaCATAATGTATTTAAAATGGAAACTACTCCTGGGGTGTGATTTGACTCAGAACTTTTGTCTCTAGCTCTCTGAGATGGGCTTActgcatatttattcattttttaacacTGCATTATACTGCTTTCCATTAGTACACATGCAGCTGCATTTTGTTATCTGAAAGTAGATGTTGCTGTATGTAATCTGCTTTGTTAAGGTTTTTCAGACCAGGatgaacacattcaaaccataatcTAATAAATATTGCTGTACTTTTGAAGTTTATCATCAGGAACTCTTGGCAACCTTCGAGATGTTGGACTCTATCCTCTGTCTGTCTTTCCCTATCAGGGTGTGTATTGAATGCACCTATATTTCCAGGTCAAGGgctattttaaaatcagtttgcaTATTGGAGGCTGGTTAATATTTGGTCTGTTCAAAATCTTTTAAGTGCCTTCTCTGTTCAGGTTCCAGCAAAGGCAGAATCCTAGGGAAATTAATGAAAGAGTGGATGATTGTATCATAGCCTGCAATTATAATACACTCCCAAACACTGCTATTTTGTACTCTTTTTATAATGAATGGTTTTATTAATATGACATTACCAGTTTTCAAGACTGGAGACAAGCTGAGAGAAGGCTTTGTGCTCCAGAGAATTGGCAAGTAAAAAAAGTTCTTCTTACCTGCAGAGGAATGTTCCCAATTGTTAAATGCTGGGTGGTACTTGAAAGATGACAAGGGCCCACCCTCTCCAGGAACCCTCCAGGAGACCTACATGAGTTAGGTTTATTAGTGGTCTGTACAAGGCTCATTTTTAGCATAGAGGGCATAATTGGGACTGTAACCGGAGACTCCAGAAAAGAACTTTAAACTGCAGGCCAGGATTGAACTGGGAATTAAAAGATTCCTGGGGACTCACTGGTAGACAGGGGTTGGGGAAGGGCATTCTAGGCAAAGGACACGTGGGGCTTTTTCTCGAGTCAGCATTCTAGGCCCAGAGTTGCAGATGCAGCAGAGGATCCTGAGAGCTGAAGGAGGAGGGATTGCTTACAGGATATTATCACGAGGACTTAGGAATAAGGGCTGAGACTTAGAACACTCAGTTTAGCAAAAGATCTTCATAGAAGCTAGGATTTAGGTTGAGGAAATTGAGAGGTgaaataaatgttgataattatcAGAAAGTGGCAGTGAAAGGGAGGAAATGCAGGATGGCAGCTATAGGGGACAGGAGGATTGAGGGGAGATGCTGACAAGGGTGGGCAGGCCTAGAACATAGAGAAAGGTAGAGAACATAGATTACTGGGATGTgcaaagaaaaagagatgcaTGGTCCTCCCTTAAGAAAAGAAGGCATGGAGGGTGGACCTAGAAACATTTCAAGAAGCAGAAGAAGGAAGATCAAAGTGTTTGTTTGGTGCCATCAGTTTTCTCAGTAATGTGGGAGCTCAGAACCAAGGAGCTTTCAGGGATCTTAGAAACAACCCAGTTCTTCCTtgtgggggtgtgtgtatgtgagagagagagagagtaaataaTAAACTTGCTCTAAATTGTGATTGTTTTTGTTCACAATGAACCTAGAGCAAGTGGCAGTGATGTCTCTGCCCAGATCACTCAGGTACATCATACCAAGTTTGAAGTGTCATTTTTAGGGACTATGACATGAAATGAACAAGAGGCAGCTATTATAGAACTATATAGAATTATCAAACTCAGTGGAGATTCAGTTGAACACACATTTGTTGCGTACCAAATTAGCATAGTTTGTAACTCCATAGCAGTAATAGTCATAATAATGGATACATGTAGAGTGGTATAGAATTCACAGAGTACTTTTACATCTTTATTTGCTTCTCCCAGTGACTATCTGTATTAGGAATATTCTCATTTAATAGCTGAGAAGAAAGGCAAAGAGAGTGAGTGAGGGCTGGTGATGCCAGAGGTCAAGGATGTGTAAGGgtttagagagagagagcaaggtcAGGGATGAAGTGGCTGACCACAGTGCAAGGTGAGCAGGGAAGTGGAGCAGTGATGCTCTAATGGGTTGAGAGGGAATCGGGAAAGTCAAGACCTGACTTCTATACAGGCCAAGGGAAAACCTCTCCTTTACCCACTGAAGGTTCGCTGAaaaatcagtaacaaaaggaaGGTTATAGGGTCAATGGCATATAAATTTTAGGGGCACAGAAGCTTATATGCCACCCTGAGGTTACAGGAAGAATAGGGGTTCCAAGCATGGCCAAATCCAGATTATGATGGTAAATCTGGTTATTGTGACCAGTtatgggaggaagagaagaggagaccTTGCTGGCAaaggtggtcttttttttttttttttaaacttggatTTTAATTATGTACATAAATAGCAACATGAGCATGAAGAATTCTAAGGCTTATACATTATCTCTAGGTGACAGGATTTCAGATTAGTTTGCTTGTTTGCTTGTAGGATAATATCACCCAAGATAAAAGAGGCCTAGTATAGTTTTTCGTGATGAAGAATGCCAGTTTAATACATTCAATACTGACTTCTCTGCCATTTGTCTGTAGAAATAATTGATTTACTGTATGGAGTTTCCAATGTTTACCTATATCTGATTAAAATGGGCAGAGCATGGAGTTTTCTACTTATTTCCAGGTGAATTCTTCATATTTCCTGGCTTTTGAAAGTTCCCCTTCCACAAATCTTCTACAACTATGTATCCTCGCAAACCCCAGTCATATAATTTCTCCCCACCGACCTGGACAGATGCGATGGCTTGTTGTGGATAATAGATAGAGGCAGCTAATCCCATGAAACCAGGTGGATACACCAGCTTCTTTACTTTTGAACCTCTAGCCAAAAGGAGTCCAACAAGGCCAGCGAAACCGATAACACCAAGTCTTGGGAAAAACCCAGGAGGGGCATGTTGGAGATATTCATAGCTGTCTAACCCCAACTGAACCAAACTTTGCATCTTGGGCTTAGTTTGGGAGTATGTTTCCTGACACCAACTTGTATATGGCTCGCAGTGATTTCGCAGTTGTGAGATGCTTTCTTCAAGTTGGGTCCCTGGCTCCTCCACATACCTGGATTGACCCTCAGGAACTGAGTAGAGCGAAAGCTCATTAACCTTCATTGGATTTGTGAGGGGTGAGTCCTTTTTCGGTGCTGCATAGACTTTGAAGGTGAGCAGGCTCAGGCTGGCCGGCCCCATGGACCTCTGAAGTACCTTGAACATGTCGCTGGCAACGGTGGCTCCGGCAGGGTCCGCAAAGGTGGTCTTGATGCGTAGCTGAAACCTCCCGGGTAGcaactctcactctgttgccccaggcttgagtgcagtgatCTCATTGTAGCTTAGtacaatctcaaacttctgggctccagggaatcctcctgcctcagtttcctgagaagtggactataggcacctgccacattgcctgctggtttttctgtttttagtagagatagggtctcactcttacttaggctggtcttgaactcctgagctctagtgatcctcttgcctcggctcCCAAAATTGCCAGGATCACGGGTGTGAGCCTCCTCACCTCGTCTCTCAGGGAGAATGAATGGTGAATATTTCTTTTGGACCTTCAAAGGTGTCAGATTCTCAGTTAATCTTTCCTAAATTTGGATGAGGGCAGGAAAGCTTGGTGTCATCAATGCAGTTTCTCTACAAGGCATTTCTCCCCAAGAGAAGTAGTTCTGCAGGGCTATGTCTGTTTGGGGGCACTCAGAACAGCCATCTCacaatatgtcaaagaaatatattttggagtgaaatatttttattttctttcactcatGAAGCATGTTGAAATTGTGGCAAGTGTGTAAAGGGGACACACGTGGAGTGGCAttggtgtgtgtctgtggggcAGCTGATGAGAGATTTGGGGTTGTGAATTGGAGAGGTAAATAATCCAGAAATCGGTTCATTTCTGTCCTTCCCCTTTGAGATGTTTGCAGTTACTTTCATAAATatgctaatatttaaaaaaaatcttaactttgGAATACTTTAAGAATTACAGAAAAGGTGGAAATATAGTAGCATTCCCATGTGCCCTTCATTCAGTTTTCCCTAATGTTCACATGTTGATAACTGCGgtacatttttcaaaacttgaGAAATTCACACAGGTATGATGTTATTAACTAGACTACAGGCTTTATTTCAGTTACTGCTCTGAGATTTAATCCAGGACTCAACAGTACATTTTGTCTGCTTAACCAAACCTTAGTTTGTTTTTgtgaattatttcttcatttcggCACACCATGGGTTGTGTTGATGTCACTTGTAAGTGTAATacacattttctataattttccatCTAGTTTCCGAccattaataaaatgttaataatgggcTTAGcactgtagctcagcggttagggtgctggccacatacactggggctggtgtgttcaagcccgcctgggcctgccaagcaacaataacaactgcaacaaaaaaatagccaggcgaaatagccaggcgttgtggtgaacacctgtattcccagctacttgggaggctgaggcaagggaattgcttaagcccaagagtttgaggttgctgtgagctgtgatgccatagcactttaccgagggcaacatagtgagactctgtctcaaaaaaatatatattaataatgttTAGATGTAGATTTCCGGAATACCTTTTATGCTGATGCTCCCTAATGCTGATCAACCGTTAGTATCACCACATAGATAATTTTCCATGGTTTAGCTTTTAATCATTTGcagtatattaattttatttaatgatacTTTTCTGACTGTTGATTTCCCAGATGTCAGCACCCCAAGTGATGAGACCGAGCTGAGTTTATGGCTTACTGCAGTGAGGGAGAAAACTCCTCAGAGCCCTAGTATAGG
This Nycticebus coucang isolate mNycCou1 chromosome 1, mNycCou1.pri, whole genome shotgun sequence DNA region includes the following protein-coding sequences:
- the LOC128591481 gene encoding MICOS complex subunit MIC26-like — protein: MFKVLQRSMGPASLSLLTFKVYAAPKKDSPLTNPMKVNELSLYSVPEGQSRYVEEPGTQLEESISQLRNHCEPYTSWCQETYSQTKPKMQSLVQLGLDSYEYLQHAPPGFFPRLGVIGFAGLVGLLLARGSKVKKLVYPPGFMGLAASIYYPQQAIASVQVGGEKLYDWGLRGYIVVEDLWKGNFQKPGNMKNSPGNK